A region of Selenomonadales bacterium 4137-cl DNA encodes the following proteins:
- a CDS encoding MTAP family purine nucleoside phosphorylase, with amino-acid sequence MRIEQTALAVIGGSGTLSGDFPHGAGDAGVETLADNLVFETPYGQSPPFRRFAVDGRPVLTCRMHGWRSGVSRGDASRQVFWVFREAGVKRIIAEGGVGSVNRLLDPRDIVIPDDYIDQSLRKDVGLEGKYLLVMRDALCPEIRAALLAAAHTAHAGRVFSRGVYAVTEGRHFESPAEVAMLQGHADIVGQSLCPEVYLAREIGACYAGLYFVVNYGEGVVKAWSHQTLKDIFHGDAGLLSRIVLAALRSLKEEGECGCASLRKETLLKDVYK; translated from the coding sequence ATGAGGATCGAGCAAACGGCGCTGGCCGTAATCGGCGGGTCGGGCACGCTGTCCGGCGATTTCCCGCACGGGGCGGGGGACGCCGGCGTGGAGACGCTGGCCGACAACCTGGTTTTCGAGACCCCTTACGGGCAGAGCCCGCCTTTTCGTCGCTTCGCGGTCGACGGGCGGCCGGTGCTGACCTGCCGCATGCACGGCTGGCGGAGCGGGGTAAGCCGCGGCGACGCCTCCCGCCAGGTTTTCTGGGTGTTCAGGGAAGCGGGGGTCAAACGCATCATCGCCGAGGGCGGGGTGGGGTCGGTGAACCGCCTGCTCGATCCGCGCGATATCGTGATCCCGGACGATTATATCGACCAATCGCTGCGTAAGGATGTCGGTCTGGAGGGAAAATACCTGCTGGTGATGCGGGACGCGCTGTGCCCGGAGATCCGCGCCGCCCTCCTCGCCGCGGCGCACACCGCCCACGCAGGCCGGGTGTTTTCCCGCGGGGTGTACGCGGTAACCGAAGGAAGGCACTTCGAGAGCCCGGCCGAGGTGGCGATGCTGCAGGGTCATGCCGACATCGTCGGGCAGAGTTTATGCCCGGAGGTCTATCTGGCGCGGGAGATCGGCGCCTGCTACGCCGGCCTCTACTTCGTGGTCAACTATGGCGAGGGTGTGGTCAAAGCCTGGTCGCACCAGACGCTCAAGGATATCTTCCACGGCGACGCGGGCTTGCTGAGCCGCATCGTGCTAGCGGCCCTCAGGTCGCTGAAGGAGGAGGGCGAGTGCGGGTGCGCCTCGCTCCGCAAGGAAACGCTACTGAAAGACGTTTACAAGTGA
- a CDS encoding menaquinone biosynthesis protein produces MDKPRLGHINFINCLPLDWGLTEGGLGAGLEIRPAVPATLNSLMVSGELDVSPVSSIVYAQNPDKLLILPNLSISAPGALQSIVVVAKRPLADLGGRPVALTAKSATSHGLLKIILGKAYGVEPEYSVSSLSLADGVLDGADAALFIGDDALFAYHNRRSGLLYYDLGDEWRKLTGGAMVYALWVADRGFAARRPDLLQLAYDKVRDGFRYGLTHLEAAAAARAGATPLTAEQVVRYIGLLDYRLDEARRQALTNYYRLAADRGLIPAVPTLAFAAVKP; encoded by the coding sequence ATGGATAAGCCGCGCCTAGGACACATCAACTTCATCAACTGCCTGCCGCTCGACTGGGGCCTGACCGAGGGCGGGCTGGGCGCCGGCCTGGAAATCCGCCCCGCCGTGCCCGCCACCCTCAACAGCCTGATGGTTTCCGGCGAACTCGACGTAAGCCCCGTTTCCTCGATCGTCTACGCGCAGAACCCCGACAAGCTGCTGATCTTGCCCAACCTGTCGATCAGCGCCCCCGGCGCTCTCCAAAGTATCGTCGTCGTCGCCAAAAGGCCGCTTGCCGACCTGGGCGGCCGGCCGGTCGCCCTGACCGCCAAATCGGCGACCTCCCACGGCCTGCTGAAAATAATCCTCGGCAAAGCCTACGGCGTTGAGCCGGAATACTCGGTAAGCTCGCTGTCGCTGGCCGACGGGGTGCTGGACGGCGCCGACGCCGCCCTGTTCATCGGCGACGACGCCCTGTTCGCCTACCATAACCGCCGGAGCGGCTTGCTCTATTACGACCTGGGGGACGAATGGCGCAAACTCACCGGCGGGGCGATGGTCTACGCCCTGTGGGTGGCAGACCGCGGCTTCGCCGCCCGCCGCCCCGACCTGCTGCAACTGGCGTACGACAAGGTCAGGGACGGGTTCCGGTATGGCCTCACGCACCTTGAGGCGGCTGCCGCGGCCCGCGCCGGCGCGACGCCGCTGACGGCGGAGCAGGTCGTCCGTTATATCGGCCTGCTCGACTACCGGCTGGACGAAGCCCGCCGGCAGGCACTGACCAATTACTACCGCCTGGCCGCCGACCGCGGCCTCATCCCGGCCGTGCCCACGCTAGCGTTCGCGGCGGTGAAGCCATGA
- the mqnE gene encoding aminofutalosine synthase MqnE produces the protein MTPFAEAAAAKLSRGGRLDPDEALALYEHNDLLLLAALARAAKERQSGRDVYFNVNRHINLTNICAARCPLCAFGRGRDDAGAYVMDREEVVAVARRAADESPDLSEIHMVSALHPDKPFAYYLDIVAAVRATLPGIHIKAFTPVEICHFAAVSGLPIDEVLRALKAAGLGSLPGGGAEVLDDAIRGVICPRKASSAQWTEVVKAAHRLGIPTNASLLYGHIETPRQRIEHLCKLRAIQDETGGFQAFVAFPFHPDNTGLPQLARVGAWEDLKMVAIARLVLDNFAHIKAFWMMLTLPVAQLALAFGADDLDGTVAEEKIIHAAGAKTGTSIAREDIVAIIREAGYVAVERDTFYNSRRVWGTSDNG, from the coding sequence GTGACACCTTTCGCCGAAGCCGCCGCCGCCAAGCTCAGCCGCGGCGGGCGCCTCGACCCCGACGAGGCGCTGGCCCTGTACGAACACAACGACCTGCTTCTCCTGGCCGCGCTCGCCCGTGCCGCCAAAGAGCGCCAATCGGGCCGCGACGTCTACTTCAACGTCAACCGCCACATCAACCTCACCAACATCTGCGCCGCCCGCTGCCCGCTGTGCGCCTTCGGCCGCGGCCGGGACGACGCCGGCGCCTACGTCATGGACCGCGAAGAGGTCGTCGCCGTCGCCCGGCGGGCGGCGGACGAGTCGCCCGACCTCAGCGAGATCCACATGGTCAGCGCCCTTCATCCCGACAAACCCTTCGCTTACTATCTCGACATCGTCGCCGCGGTGAGGGCTACCCTGCCCGGCATACATATCAAGGCGTTCACCCCGGTGGAAATATGTCATTTCGCCGCCGTCAGCGGCCTGCCAATCGATGAGGTCCTGCGGGCCCTCAAGGCCGCCGGCCTCGGCTCGCTGCCCGGCGGAGGGGCGGAGGTCCTCGACGACGCCATCCGCGGCGTCATCTGCCCCCGCAAGGCGTCGAGCGCCCAGTGGACGGAAGTGGTCAAGGCCGCCCATCGCCTGGGCATCCCCACCAACGCGTCGCTGCTTTACGGCCACATCGAAACGCCCCGTCAGCGCATTGAGCACCTCTGCAAGCTGCGGGCCATCCAGGACGAAACCGGAGGCTTCCAGGCCTTCGTCGCCTTCCCCTTCCATCCCGACAATACCGGCCTGCCCCAGCTTGCCAGGGTGGGGGCCTGGGAAGACCTCAAAATGGTCGCCATAGCCCGGCTGGTATTGGACAACTTCGCCCACATCAAAGCCTTCTGGATGATGCTCACCCTGCCGGTCGCCCAGCTGGCGCTGGCGTTTGGCGCCGACGACCTCGACGGCACGGTGGCGGAGGAAAAAATCATCCACGCCGCCGGCGCCAAGACGGGGACAAGCATCGCCAGGGAGGACATCGTCGCCATCATCCGCGAGGCCGGCTATGTGGCCGTCGAGCGGGACACCTTCTACAACAGCCGCCGCGTCTGGGGGACTAGCGACAATGGATAA
- a CDS encoding circadian clock KaiB family protein, protein MDMIAVNGNECGDGPDKWLLRLYIAGQTPKSVKALANLRKLCEEYLAGVYEIDVVDLTVNPELGHSDQIFAIPTLVRRLPPPLVKIIGDLSNTEKVLVGLSISQRQRGKEAGDNGLCGSCGT, encoded by the coding sequence ATGGATATGATCGCGGTAAATGGCAACGAATGCGGCGACGGGCCGGATAAGTGGCTGCTGCGTCTTTATATCGCCGGCCAGACGCCGAAATCGGTCAAGGCGCTGGCCAATCTGAGAAAGCTTTGCGAGGAGTATCTGGCGGGCGTTTACGAGATCGATGTGGTCGATCTGACGGTCAACCCCGAGCTGGGGCACAGCGACCAGATTTTCGCCATTCCGACGCTGGTGCGGCGGTTGCCGCCGCCGCTGGTGAAGATTATCGGCGATCTGTCGAATACGGAGAAGGTGCTGGTGGGCCTTAGCATCAGCCAGCGGCAACGAGGCAAGGAGGCAGGAGACAATGGTTTGTGCGGATCCTGCGGCACATGA
- a CDS encoding putative motility protein → MNIMSINPALTLAPNPDGANILMMRKALETLDRDGRNMINLLSQAAPPASPPHLGNTVDIKA, encoded by the coding sequence ATGAACATAATGTCGATAAACCCCGCCCTTACCCTCGCGCCCAATCCCGACGGCGCCAACATCCTCATGATGCGAAAAGCCCTCGAAACCCTCGACCGGGACGGCCGGAACATGATCAACCTGCTCAGCCAGGCAGCTCCGCCCGCCTCGCCGCCCCACCTCGGCAACACCGTCGACATCAAAGCCTGA
- a CDS encoding circadian clock KaiB family protein: MLYLFIAGSTLRSQRAVANMMRMCDEAAISADRLKIIDIFEQPALAKTEQIVAVPTLVRKLPEPVRLFIGDLADREEIMAAIGPQSWGAGG, from the coding sequence ATGCTGTATTTGTTCATCGCCGGGTCGACGCTGCGTTCGCAGCGCGCTGTCGCCAATATGATGAGAATGTGCGACGAGGCGGCGATTTCCGCGGACCGGCTCAAGATCATCGATATTTTCGAGCAGCCGGCGCTGGCGAAGACGGAGCAGATCGTGGCGGTGCCGACGCTGGTGAGAAAGCTGCCGGAGCCGGTGCGGCTTTTTATCGGCGATCTCGCCGACCGGGAGGAAATAATGGCGGCCATTGGACCGCAATCTTGGGGCGCGGGTGGATGA
- the mqnC gene encoding cyclic dehypoxanthinyl futalosine synthase — translation MSRHARREAEEMLAAGDLVALGRAADEARRKRFPGDIVTFVIDRNINYTNVCVSGCRFCAFYRPAGHPEAYTLSHEAILEKVREAVAAGATQVMLQGGLHPGLMLEYYTELLTKIKQQSDIIVHSFSPAEILFLARQNGLEPAEVLASLRDAGLDSLPGGGAEILVDSVRQRVSPEKITAGDWLAVMRTAHGLGLKTTATMVIGLGESLADRVAHLEAVRCLQEDTGGFRAFIMWSYQPGNTVLGGEKTSAWDYLRTLAVARLYLDNFDHVQGSWVTQGERIGQLTLAFGADDLGSIMLEENVVRAAGTAYEMSVDKMTAMIRGAGKIPAQRDTAYKILKVYGEK, via the coding sequence ATGAGCCGCCATGCGCGGCGGGAAGCCGAGGAAATGCTGGCGGCGGGCGACCTCGTCGCCCTTGGCCGGGCGGCCGACGAAGCCCGGCGTAAACGCTTTCCCGGCGATATCGTCACCTTCGTCATCGACCGCAACATCAACTACACCAACGTCTGCGTCAGCGGCTGCAGGTTCTGCGCCTTCTACCGGCCGGCCGGCCACCCGGAGGCATACACGCTCAGTCACGAAGCCATCCTTGAGAAGGTGCGGGAGGCGGTCGCGGCCGGGGCAACCCAGGTGATGCTGCAGGGGGGCTTGCACCCCGGTCTGATGTTAGAGTACTATACAGAACTTCTGACAAAAATCAAACAACAATCTGACATAATCGTACACTCTTTTTCGCCTGCCGAGATCCTTTTCCTCGCCCGCCAGAACGGCCTCGAACCCGCGGAAGTGTTGGCCAGCCTCCGGGACGCGGGACTCGACTCCCTGCCCGGCGGCGGCGCCGAAATCCTCGTGGACTCAGTCCGCCAGCGGGTCAGCCCGGAGAAAATAACGGCCGGCGACTGGCTGGCGGTTATGCGGACCGCCCATGGGCTGGGCCTCAAAACGACGGCGACGATGGTCATCGGCCTGGGCGAGAGCCTGGCCGACCGGGTCGCTCATCTGGAGGCTGTGCGCTGCCTGCAGGAGGATACCGGCGGTTTTAGGGCGTTCATCATGTGGTCTTATCAGCCCGGCAATACCGTGCTGGGCGGCGAGAAGACGTCGGCGTGGGATTACCTGAGGACGCTGGCGGTGGCGCGGCTTTACCTCGACAATTTCGACCATGTCCAGGGGTCGTGGGTGACCCAGGGCGAAAGGATAGGCCAGCTTACGCTGGCGTTCGGCGCCGACGACCTCGGCAGCATCATGCTGGAGGAGAACGTGGTGCGGGCGGCGGGGACGGCCTACGAGATGTCGGTGGACAAGATGACGGCCATGATCCGCGGGGCGGGGAAGATACCGGCCCAACGGGACACGGCCTACAAAATCCTGAAAGTATACGGGGAGAAATGA
- the pdaB gene encoding polysaccharide deacetylase family sporulation protein PdaB, whose protein sequence is MIISLRSLVQRRHLFYSIIGLLAIGTAYVQVADFTAGGPIAIAGTRTDQKVVALTFDHSWGNRFTPSILDTLQKHSTKVTFFIMGPWAAKYPDVAKRMVADGHEIASHGYRHENYGDMPPEWVKEDIQKAHNLIKEVTGREACLIRPPNGHYSVKSLKVADELGYRTIIWNVDSLDWKNPGRDVIIDRVMKRLKPGAIILLHASDTPVQTADALPILLDRIKAEGYQIVTVGELLSKYCERGLQRH, encoded by the coding sequence ATGATCATCAGCCTGCGGAGCCTTGTTCAGCGCCGTCATCTTTTCTACAGCATCATCGGCCTCTTGGCTATCGGGACGGCCTACGTCCAGGTGGCGGACTTCACCGCCGGCGGCCCCATCGCCATTGCCGGCACCCGCACCGACCAGAAAGTGGTGGCCCTCACCTTCGACCACTCCTGGGGCAACAGATTCACCCCCTCCATCCTCGACACGCTCCAAAAACATAGCACGAAAGTCACCTTCTTTATAATGGGGCCGTGGGCGGCCAAGTATCCCGACGTCGCCAAACGGATGGTGGCCGACGGGCACGAGATCGCCAGCCATGGCTACCGCCACGAGAATTACGGCGACATGCCGCCCGAATGGGTAAAGGAAGACATCCAGAAAGCCCACAACCTCATCAAAGAGGTCACCGGCCGCGAGGCCTGCCTTATCCGCCCGCCCAACGGACATTACAGCGTCAAGTCGCTGAAGGTTGCCGACGAACTGGGCTATCGGACCATAATCTGGAACGTCGACTCGCTCGACTGGAAGAATCCCGGCCGCGACGTCATCATCGACCGGGTGATGAAGCGGCTCAAACCCGGGGCGATCATCCTCTTGCACGCCTCCGATACGCCCGTGCAGACAGCCGACGCCCTCCCCATCCTCCTCGACCGCATCAAAGCCGAAGGCTATCAGATTGTAACGGTGGGAGAGTTGCTCAGCAAATATTGTGAGCGAGGCTTACAGAGGCACTGA
- a CDS encoding PAS domain S-box protein: MRDECDSDALAREVLKLRQELANANNIIDAIRNGEVDALLMSGRDGEDGVYVLKGADRLYRVIVEEMQEGCLTLAPDGTVLFCNRRFAAMLGKPREEITGTSVYTLLESEDGELLKWISGVSRGGIKAEMKVRTGDGFSLPVLVTASEVKVDGEAFSCLIVTDLSEQKRRERMTKLIFDQSGEAIIVCDSQGKIARVNAAAAAMFGDGLLGADFNRRLFLTEERTGAVFHLQSAVAQGPVKGSEVCCAGPDGAAAVLLLSAGRLTAGDDARFMGYLVTMTNITEIKNYAREIGRLDRLNLIGQMAAGIGHGVRNPLTTVRGYLQFFLEKAGLAGHRESFRLMIDELDRANTIISDFLSLAKNKTIELQPTDLNKVIESVFPLLQADAFRRGCRLTLELAEIPQVTADEKEIRQCLLNLVQNGLDAVPEGGLVTVSTRWTGGEVIMAVHNDGPEIPPHVKEKLGTPFFTTKDKGTGLGLPVCFSIADRHNARLDVASRPSGTTFSLVFAEALRSAG; encoded by the coding sequence ATGAGAGACGAATGCGACAGTGACGCTCTGGCGAGGGAAGTGCTGAAGCTCCGCCAGGAGCTGGCGAACGCCAATAATATCATCGACGCGATCAGAAACGGCGAGGTGGACGCGCTGCTGATGAGCGGGCGCGACGGCGAGGACGGGGTGTACGTCCTGAAGGGGGCGGACCGGCTTTACCGGGTGATCGTCGAGGAGATGCAGGAAGGGTGCCTGACGCTGGCGCCGGACGGGACGGTGCTGTTCTGCAACCGGCGGTTCGCGGCAATGCTGGGGAAGCCCCGGGAGGAGATTACCGGGACATCGGTGTATACGCTGCTGGAGTCGGAGGACGGCGAGTTGCTCAAGTGGATTTCCGGGGTCAGCCGCGGCGGGATCAAGGCCGAGATGAAGGTGAGGACAGGCGACGGGTTTAGCTTACCTGTGCTGGTGACGGCCAGCGAGGTGAAGGTCGACGGGGAGGCGTTTTCCTGCCTGATCGTGACCGACCTCAGCGAGCAGAAGCGCCGGGAACGGATGACCAAGCTGATTTTCGACCAGTCAGGCGAGGCGATAATCGTGTGCGACAGCCAGGGGAAGATCGCGCGAGTGAACGCCGCGGCGGCGGCGATGTTCGGCGACGGGCTGCTGGGGGCGGATTTCAACAGGCGGCTGTTCCTGACCGAGGAGCGGACGGGGGCGGTTTTCCACCTCCAGTCGGCGGTGGCGCAGGGGCCGGTGAAAGGCAGCGAGGTATGCTGCGCGGGCCCGGACGGGGCGGCGGCTGTGCTGCTGCTGAGCGCCGGGCGGCTGACGGCCGGCGACGACGCGCGGTTCATGGGGTATCTGGTGACGATGACAAATATAACGGAGATCAAGAATTATGCGCGCGAGATCGGCCGGCTCGACCGGCTGAATCTGATCGGCCAGATGGCCGCGGGCATCGGCCATGGGGTGCGCAACCCGCTGACGACGGTGCGGGGTTATCTGCAGTTTTTCCTCGAAAAGGCGGGTCTCGCCGGGCATCGCGAGTCGTTTCGGCTGATGATCGACGAGCTGGACAGGGCGAACACGATCATTTCCGATTTCCTGTCTTTGGCGAAGAATAAGACGATCGAGCTCCAGCCGACCGATCTTAACAAGGTGATCGAGAGCGTTTTCCCCCTGCTGCAGGCCGACGCTTTCCGGCGGGGGTGCAGGCTGACGCTCGAGCTTGCCGAGATCCCGCAGGTGACCGCGGATGAGAAGGAGATCCGCCAGTGCCTGCTGAACTTGGTGCAGAACGGCCTGGACGCAGTGCCCGAGGGCGGGCTGGTGACGGTGAGCACGCGCTGGACCGGCGGCGAGGTGATAATGGCGGTGCACAACGACGGACCGGAGATTCCGCCGCACGTGAAGGAGAAGCTGGGCACGCCGTTCTTCACGACGAAGGATAAGGGAACGGGGCTGGGTCTGCCGGTTTGCTTCAGTATCGCCGACAGGCATAACGCCCGGCTGGATGTGGCGAGCAGGCCGAGCGGGACGACTTTTTCGCTGGTGTTTGCGGAAGCGCTTAGGTCCGCCGGGTGA
- the guaA gene encoding glutamine-hydrolyzing GMP synthase, protein MTAANHETVLVMDFGGQYSQLIARRIRECGVYCEIVPFNTPLEKLRAMQPKGIVFSGGPNSVYADGAPRCDAGVFALGVPVLGICYGMQLTTYLLGGKVAHADSREYGSTRLFIDERAGIFAEITAETQVWMSHGDYITELPPGFAVTAHTNSSPVAAMADAARGIFGVQFHPEVVHTPEGMKMLRNFLFNVCGLKGDWDMGSFVDQAVAAIRAKVGGKQVLCALSGGVDSSVAAVLVHRAVGDQLTCVFVNHGFLRKGEPEQVVKTFRDGFHINLVYVDATERFMNRLRGVLDPEQKRKIIGEEFIRVFEAEAAKLGDIDFLVQGTLYPDVIESGTATAAVIKSHHNVGGLPEDMKFQLVEPLRDLFKDEVRALGREINLPEDIVWRQPFPGPGLAIRIIGEVTEERLDILREADAIVYQEIKIAGLYRKVWQSFAVLPAMKSVGVMGDERTYAYTIGLRVVASEDGMTADWVRLPYEVLDVISRRIVNEVTGVNRVVYDVTSKPPSTIEWE, encoded by the coding sequence ATGACGGCAGCGAATCACGAAACCGTTCTGGTGATGGACTTCGGCGGGCAGTACAGCCAACTGATCGCCCGGCGCATCCGCGAGTGCGGCGTATACTGCGAGATCGTTCCCTTCAATACGCCCCTGGAAAAGCTAAGGGCGATGCAGCCCAAGGGGATTGTCTTTTCCGGCGGCCCCAACAGCGTGTACGCGGACGGAGCGCCGCGCTGCGACGCCGGCGTTTTCGCGCTGGGCGTGCCGGTGCTGGGCATCTGCTACGGCATGCAGCTGACGACCTATCTGCTGGGCGGCAAGGTGGCCCACGCCGATTCGCGCGAGTACGGCAGCACGCGGCTGTTCATCGACGAACGCGCCGGCATCTTCGCCGAGATTACCGCGGAGACGCAGGTGTGGATGAGCCACGGCGACTATATAACGGAGCTTCCGCCCGGCTTTGCGGTCACCGCCCATACCAACAGCTCGCCGGTGGCGGCGATGGCCGACGCGGCCAGGGGTATTTTCGGCGTGCAGTTCCATCCCGAGGTCGTTCATACGCCGGAGGGGATGAAGATGCTGCGCAACTTCCTGTTCAACGTCTGCGGCTTAAAGGGCGACTGGGACATGGGCTCGTTCGTCGACCAAGCGGTGGCGGCCATCCGCGCCAAGGTGGGCGGCAAACAGGTGCTGTGCGCCCTGTCGGGGGGCGTCGATTCCTCGGTGGCGGCGGTGCTGGTCCACCGGGCGGTGGGTGACCAGCTTACGTGCGTATTCGTCAACCACGGCTTTTTGCGCAAAGGCGAGCCTGAGCAGGTCGTAAAGACCTTCCGCGACGGCTTCCATATAAATCTGGTGTACGTGGACGCGACCGAGCGGTTCATGAACCGCCTGCGGGGCGTGCTGGACCCTGAGCAGAAACGGAAGATCATCGGCGAGGAGTTCATCCGCGTTTTCGAGGCCGAGGCCGCGAAGCTCGGCGATATCGATTTCCTCGTCCAGGGCACCCTGTATCCGGACGTGATCGAGAGCGGCACGGCGACGGCGGCGGTCATCAAGAGCCACCACAACGTCGGCGGCCTGCCGGAGGATATGAAGTTCCAACTGGTCGAGCCGCTGCGCGACCTGTTCAAGGACGAGGTCCGCGCCCTCGGGCGGGAGATCAACCTGCCGGAGGATATCGTCTGGCGTCAGCCTTTCCCCGGCCCCGGCCTCGCCATCCGCATCATCGGCGAGGTGACGGAGGAGCGGCTTGACATCCTGCGGGAGGCGGACGCGATCGTCTACCAGGAGATCAAGATCGCCGGGCTGTACCGCAAGGTGTGGCAGTCGTTCGCGGTGCTGCCGGCGATGAAGAGCGTCGGCGTCATGGGCGACGAGCGGACGTACGCTTATACCATCGGCCTGAGGGTGGTGGCGAGCGAGGACGGCATGACCGCCGACTGGGTGCGACTGCCGTACGAGGTGCTTGACGTCATCTCGCGGCGGATCGTCAACGAGGTCACGGGAGTCAACAGGGTGGTGTACGACGTCACGTCCAAGCCGCCGAGCACGATCGAGTGGGAGTAA
- the kaiC gene encoding circadian clock protein KaiC, with protein MNTIRTTESIRKCPTGIQGLDEITCGGLPRGRTSLVCGAAGCGKTMLAMQFLVNGSVLYGEPGVFMSFEENEQELAANFASLGADLEALTKADKLRLDYVRLERSEISETGDYDLEGLFVRLDYAIKAVGAKRVVLDTIEALFAGLDNANILRAELRRLFRWLKDRGMTAVVTAEKGDGALTRHGIEEYVSDCVLVLDHRAAERISTRHLRVLKYRGSSHGTNEYPFLIDEQGISVMPVTSVGLDAPARTGKISSGVERLDKMLGGEGYYEGSSILISGTAGTGKTTLAAYAVDAACRRGEKCVYFAFEESPGQIERNLRSVGLDLRRWVDGGLLKFAAARPTFHGLEMHLVSMYKKIEAVNPGMVVVDPISNLTAVGTITDVKIMLTRLIDFLKMRGSTLLMLDLSTPGHGEETELGVSSLADTWIALRDIEFGGERNRGLYILKSRGMAHSNQIREFVIGAEGIELLDVYTGKEGVLTGSARCAQELREREEERLRLEEIGRKRQEIERRRKQLAVRVAELEAAFAAEKEELEKSITREEAELRIGEESRDRFAALRKAD; from the coding sequence ATGAACACTATTCGCACAACCGAAAGCATCCGTAAGTGTCCTACCGGCATTCAGGGGCTGGATGAGATAACCTGCGGGGGCCTGCCGCGCGGGCGCACATCGCTGGTGTGCGGGGCGGCGGGCTGCGGGAAGACGATGCTGGCGATGCAGTTTCTGGTCAACGGCTCGGTCTTGTACGGCGAACCAGGGGTTTTCATGAGTTTCGAGGAGAACGAGCAGGAGCTGGCCGCCAATTTCGCCTCGCTGGGCGCCGACCTGGAGGCGCTGACGAAGGCGGATAAGCTGCGGCTGGATTACGTCCGTCTGGAGAGGAGCGAGATCAGCGAGACGGGCGATTACGATCTGGAGGGGCTGTTCGTGCGCCTGGATTACGCCATCAAGGCGGTGGGGGCGAAACGGGTGGTTCTGGATACGATCGAGGCGCTGTTTGCCGGCCTGGATAACGCGAATATCCTGCGGGCCGAGCTGCGCCGGCTGTTCCGCTGGCTGAAGGACAGGGGTATGACGGCGGTGGTGACGGCGGAGAAGGGCGACGGGGCGCTGACCCGCCACGGGATCGAGGAGTATGTTTCCGACTGTGTGCTGGTCCTCGACCATAGGGCGGCGGAGCGGATTTCGACCCGCCATCTGCGGGTGCTGAAGTACCGGGGGTCGTCGCACGGGACGAACGAGTATCCTTTCCTGATCGACGAACAGGGGATAAGCGTCATGCCGGTCACGTCGGTGGGGCTGGACGCGCCGGCGCGGACGGGGAAAATTTCGAGCGGCGTCGAGCGGCTGGACAAGATGCTGGGCGGCGAGGGCTACTACGAGGGGAGCAGCATACTTATCTCGGGCACGGCGGGGACGGGCAAGACGACGCTGGCGGCGTACGCGGTGGACGCGGCCTGCCGCCGGGGCGAGAAGTGCGTCTATTTCGCGTTTGAGGAGTCGCCGGGACAGATAGAGCGCAACCTGCGGTCGGTCGGACTGGACCTTCGCCGCTGGGTCGACGGGGGCTTGCTGAAGTTCGCGGCGGCGCGGCCCACCTTCCACGGCCTGGAGATGCATCTCGTCTCGATGTATAAGAAAATTGAGGCGGTAAACCCGGGGATGGTGGTGGTCGATCCGATCTCCAACCTAACGGCGGTCGGCACGATTACCGATGTGAAGATAATGCTGACGAGGCTGATCGATTTCCTGAAGATGCGGGGCAGCACGCTGCTGATGCTCGATCTGTCCACACCGGGACACGGGGAGGAGACGGAGCTGGGGGTTTCGTCGCTGGCCGACACGTGGATAGCGTTGCGCGATATCGAGTTCGGCGGGGAGCGGAACCGGGGGTTGTATATCCTCAAGTCCCGCGGAATGGCCCATTCGAACCAGATCCGCGAGTTCGTGATCGGCGCGGAGGGGATCGAGCTGCTCGACGTTTACACCGGCAAGGAAGGGGTGCTGACAGGGTCGGCGCGCTGTGCCCAGGAGCTGCGCGAGCGGGAGGAAGAGCGGCTGAGGCTGGAGGAGATCGGGCGCAAGCGGCAGGAGATCGAACGCCGGCGCAAGCAACTGGCGGTGAGGGTCGCGGAGCTGGAAGCGGCGTTCGCGGCCGAGAAGGAGGAACTAGAGAAGTCGATCACCCGGGAGGAGGCAGAGCTGAGGATCGGCGAAGAGAGCCGCGACCGATTCGCGGCGCTGCGCAAGGCGGATTAA